From a region of the Paenibacillus sp. R14(2021) genome:
- a CDS encoding Ger(x)C family spore germination protein has protein sequence MRLIRLLIVSLSAVILLTGCWNNREITELAIITAIGIDRADDPSQYVLSFQVVNPTEISSVSGGPAGLETTTTVYTSKGSSIFEAIRSASKKVPRQLFFSHVRLVVLGEEVAREGINEVFDFFERSHETRMTANMLIARNGKAQDIISAVVPLEPIQANAAIGEMKRTTKVWSHNLDWQIDDIIRDLISPGKNPTLNGIRIQGDQSMETKKSNLETTRPAATMEISGIGLFKNEKLVRWIDGNKARGLVRLNNQMNSTITMLDCEERKNGVSIETLRSKTKITVKLVSGKPHFRVHVVEEGVISEMTCKLPIDRPDTIGMLQAKWNQSIKDEMRAIVEETQKRQMDSIGFGLVLSRKYPKAWNTLKVDWDRKYASAVVDYSVDSAILRTGMRSTTFLKIENK, from the coding sequence ATGAGGCTGATCCGGCTGCTTATCGTTTCGTTATCGGCGGTTATTCTGCTGACGGGCTGCTGGAACAACCGAGAAATTACGGAGCTTGCGATCATTACCGCAATCGGCATCGACCGTGCAGACGACCCGTCGCAATATGTGCTGTCCTTCCAGGTCGTGAATCCAACGGAAATCTCAAGCGTCAGCGGCGGTCCAGCAGGGCTTGAAACGACGACGACGGTCTATACGTCGAAGGGCTCCTCGATCTTCGAAGCGATCCGCAGCGCATCGAAGAAAGTTCCGCGGCAGCTGTTCTTCTCGCATGTCCGCTTGGTTGTGCTAGGCGAAGAAGTCGCACGGGAAGGGATTAACGAGGTTTTTGATTTCTTTGAGCGGTCGCATGAGACGAGAATGACGGCTAACATGCTTATCGCCCGAAACGGAAAAGCACAGGATATTATTTCGGCGGTCGTGCCGCTCGAGCCTATTCAAGCCAATGCCGCAATCGGCGAAATGAAGAGAACGACGAAGGTTTGGTCTCATAATTTGGATTGGCAAATCGACGACATCATTCGGGATTTGATCAGCCCGGGCAAAAATCCAACGTTGAACGGAATCCGGATTCAAGGCGATCAGTCGATGGAAACGAAGAAATCCAATCTGGAGACGACGCGTCCGGCGGCAACAATGGAAATCAGCGGCATCGGCCTCTTTAAGAACGAGAAACTCGTACGCTGGATCGACGGTAACAAAGCACGCGGTCTGGTTCGGTTAAACAACCAAATGAACAGTACGATCACGATGCTTGACTGTGAGGAGCGAAAGAACGGCGTCTCCATCGAAACGCTTCGGTCCAAAACGAAAATAACGGTCAAGCTCGTAAGCGGCAAGCCGCATTTTCGCGTTCATGTCGTGGAAGAAGGGGTGATCAGCGAAATGACCTGCAAGCTGCCCATCGACAGGCCGGACACGATCGGCATGCTGCAGGCAAAATGGAATCAGTCGATCAAGGACGAGATGAGGGCCATTGTGGAGGAAACACAGAAGAGGCAAATGGATTCCATCGGCTTTGGCCTCGTGCTTTCCAGGAAATATCCAAAAGCCTGGAACACCTTGAAGGTTGATTGGGACCGTAAATACGCTAGCGCCGTTGTAGACTATTCGGTGGATTCGGCCATTCTTCGGACAGGCATGCGTTCCACGACATTTCTGAAAATCGAGAATAAATGA
- a CDS encoding GerAB/ArcD/ProY family transporter yields MQKNTISLSELFTWVVMYEFGNALVIAIGIKAGQDSWMAILMAMLLGMLVFGLVYGSLYRMFPTVVYTKMMRAALGKWVGWLLGFAYVVYFAYISSRNLRDFGELLTSVAYDQTPLLPIQAMMMVCIAYAVSRGIEVFARTVQFFFGVTMVLIVLCIILIFISDLFDINQLLPLLGRGIKPVLSTVFPLTYTFPFGEMIAFLMLMPFVAKSGKTIRTGLAGMLMSGIILSVMASLNIGVLGTDIVSRSTFPLFTTISKINIAEFLQRLDLIVLLTMIVTCFFKIGTFYFAAVIAAADLFKESYARLAYAIGLCILLSSIINASNISEHLQEGLVIIPPYFHLPFQAGIPLLILLILKVRKKAAAALKAEVDVTPMEMMTIPQEEQDQQDQGKTAGSVQKANSNYSANSNSAATGSVPGAGSAANAAPTAGSASENVGSPMQPASASDTASKSSSPEPQQANLPEQTQNQTKAEPQSGQQGGIHQPVQKQTASTDASGTISQGQPQSSAKAEPGNQTAASNDQESTDPQAEQSQQAPMSQESPAAASNGQDSTDPQAEQSQQAPMSQESPVAASNGQDSTDPQAEQNQQAPANQESSEAASNGQDSTDPQAKQNQQAPVSQESSATASNGQDSTDPQAKQNQQDPANQESSAAASNGQDSTDPQAEQNQQAPVNQESSEAVSNDQDSTDPQAEKNQQAPVSQESSATASNDQDSTDPQAEKNQQAPVSQESSATASNDQDSTDPQANQNQKAPVSQESSATASNDQDSTDPQAKQNQQDPANQESSAAASNDQDSTDSQAEQNQQNPANQESSAAASNGQDSEFVQNQSKKSADSQSNSSQSDSSN; encoded by the coding sequence ATGCAAAAAAACACAATCAGCTTAAGCGAACTGTTCACTTGGGTGGTCATGTACGAATTTGGAAACGCCCTCGTCATCGCGATCGGCATTAAGGCGGGACAGGATTCGTGGATGGCCATCTTAATGGCGATGCTGCTCGGCATGCTTGTATTCGGACTTGTTTACGGTTCGCTCTACCGCATGTTCCCGACGGTCGTCTATACAAAAATGATGCGCGCTGCGCTTGGCAAATGGGTCGGCTGGCTGCTGGGCTTTGCTTATGTCGTTTATTTTGCCTATATATCGTCCCGTAATCTACGTGATTTCGGCGAGCTGCTGACTTCCGTCGCATACGATCAAACACCACTGCTGCCCATTCAGGCCATGATGATGGTGTGCATTGCCTATGCCGTTTCAAGGGGGATAGAAGTATTTGCGCGCACCGTACAATTCTTCTTCGGCGTCACGATGGTGCTGATCGTGCTTTGCATCATCCTCATCTTCATCTCCGATCTCTTCGACATCAATCAATTACTGCCGTTGCTTGGACGAGGGATTAAGCCGGTCTTGTCCACGGTATTCCCGCTCACATACACGTTTCCGTTCGGCGAAATGATCGCCTTCCTGATGCTGATGCCCTTCGTCGCCAAATCCGGGAAAACGATCCGCACCGGACTCGCCGGCATGCTCATGAGCGGTATTATATTGAGCGTCATGGCCTCTCTGAATATCGGCGTTCTGGGTACGGATATCGTCAGCCGCTCGACGTTTCCGTTATTTACGACGATCAGCAAGATCAACATTGCGGAGTTTTTGCAGCGTCTTGATCTAATTGTGCTTCTAACCATGATCGTAACCTGCTTCTTCAAAATTGGAACGTTTTACTTTGCCGCGGTCATCGCAGCAGCCGATTTATTCAAAGAATCCTATGCCAGGCTCGCTTATGCGATCGGGCTTTGCATCCTGCTCTCGTCCATCATCAATGCGAGCAATATCAGCGAGCATCTGCAGGAAGGCCTAGTCATCATCCCTCCATACTTCCACCTTCCGTTCCAGGCCGGAATTCCGCTGCTCATTCTGCTGATCCTTAAAGTACGCAAGAAAGCTGCGGCCGCGCTTAAAGCAGAGGTTGACGTGACGCCGATGGAAATGATGACAATCCCTCAGGAGGAACAAGATCAGCAGGATCAGGGGAAAACGGCTGGTTCTGTTCAGAAGGCAAATTCAAATTATTCGGCGAACTCAAATTCTGCAGCAACGGGATCTGTGCCGGGCGCGGGATCTGCAGCGAATGCAGCTCCAACAGCGGGGTCGGCGTCTGAAAATGTTGGTTCTCCAATGCAACCGGCTTCGGCATCTGATACCGCGTCGAAGTCGAGCTCGCCTGAACCTCAGCAGGCGAACCTACCGGAGCAGACTCAGAATCAGACGAAAGCTGAACCCCAATCGGGCCAACAGGGCGGGATTCATCAGCCTGTTCAGAAACAGACTGCGTCAACTGACGCGTCTGGGACGATATCTCAAGGGCAGCCGCAGAGCTCTGCGAAGGCGGAACCGGGGAATCAAACGGCAGCGTCAAACGATCAGGAGTCGACTGACCCTCAGGCGGAGCAGAGTCAGCAGGCTCCGATGAGCCAGGAGAGCCCTGCTGCTGCGTCGAACGGTCAGGATTCGACTGACCCTCAGGCGGAGCAGAGTCAGCAGGCTCCGATGAGCCAGGAGAGCCCTGTTGCTGCGTCGAACGGTCAGGATTCGACTGACCCTCAGGCTGAGCAGAACCAGCAGGCTCCGGCGAACCAGGAGAGTTCTGAGGCTGCGTCGAACGGTCAAGATTCGACTGACCCTCAGGCAAAGCAGAACCAGCAGGCTCCGGTGAGCCAGGAGAGTTCTGCGACTGCGTCGAACGGTCAGGATTCGACTGATCCTCAGGCGAAGCAGAACCAGCAGGATCCGGCGAATCAGGAGAGTTCTGCGGCTGCGTCGAACGGTCAGGATTCGACTGACCCTCAGGCGGAGCAGAACCAGCAGGCTCCGGTGAATCAGGAGAGTTCTGAGGCTGTGTCGAACGATCAGGATTCGACTGACCCTCAGGCGGAGAAGAATCAGCAGGCTCCGGTGAGCCAGGAGAGTTCTGCGACTGCGTCGAATGATCAGGATTCGACTGACCCTCAGGCGGAGAAGAATCAGCAGGCTCCGGTGAGCCAGGAGAGTTCTGCGACTGCGTCGAACGATCAGGATTCGACTGACCCTCAGGCGAATCAGAACCAGAAGGCTCCGGTGAGTCAGGAGAGTTCTGCGACTGCGTCGAACGATCAGGATTCGACTGATCCTCAGGCGAAGCAGAACCAGCAGGATCCGGCGAATCAGGAGAGTTCTGCGGCTGCGTCGAATGATCAGGATTCGACTGACTCTCAGGCTGAGCAGAACCAGCAGAATCCGGCGAATCAGGAGAGTTCTGCGGCTGCGTCGAACGGTCAGGATTCGGAGTTTGTTCAGAATCAGTCGAAGAAGAGCGCTGACTCTCAATCGAATTCGAGTCAGTCTGATTCCTCGAATTAG